Part of the Streptomyces sp. NBC_00457 genome, CGCGCCCTGGCCGAACCGGCCGATGACCCGGCCGCCGCACGGGCGAGGCTCGATCAACTCGCCCCCGACAGCGGTGACATCGCCGTCTTCCTGCTCTCCGGCGGTACGACCGGACTGCCGAAGCTCATCACCCGCACCCATGACGACTACGAGTACAACGCGCGGCGCAGCGCCGAGGTGTGCGGCCTCGGCCCCGACACCGTGTATTTGGTGGCACTGCCCGCCGGGCACAACTTTCCCCTGACCTGCCCCGGCATCCTGGGCACCCTCATGAACGGCGGCCGGGTCGTCCTGGCCCGCACCCCGGAACCCGGCAAAGTGCTGCCGCTGATGGCCGCCGAGGGCGTGACGGCCACCGCTGCCGTGCCGGCCGTCGTCCAGCGCTGGATCGACGCGGTGGCCTCCGGCGGACACCCCGCCCCGCCCGCACTACGGCTGTTGCAGGTGGGTGGCGCCCGCCTCGCGCCGGAGGTCGCCCGCCGCGCCGAACCCGTGCTCGGCGGCACACTCCAGCAGGTGTTCGGCATGGCAGAGGGGCTGCTGAACTACACGCGCCCCGACGACCCCGACGACATCAAGATCGAGACGCAGGGGCGCCCCATGTGCCCGGCCGACGAGATCCTCGTGGTCGACGCCTCCGACAACCCGGTCCCGCCCGGCGAGATGGGCGCCCTGCTCACCCGCGGCCCGTACACCCCACGCGGCTACTACCGGGCCGACGAGCACAACGCCCGCGCGTTCACCCCCGACGGCTGGTATCGCACCGGTGACGTCGTCCGGCTGCACCCGTCGGGCAATCTCGTCGTCGAAGGACGCGACAAGGACCTCATCAACCGGGGCGGCGAGAAGATCTCCGCCGAGGAGGTCGAGAACCTCATCTATCGCCTGCCCGGTGTCGCCCGCGTCGCGGCCGTCGCGAAGGCCGACCCCGACGTGGGGGAGCGGGTGTGCGCGGTCGTGGTCGTCGAGCCGGGGACCCACTTGAGCCTCGAATCGGTCCGTGCCGCCCTCACTGCGATGCAGGTGGCGCGATACAAGCTCCCCGAAGACCTGCTGGTCGTGGACGAGTTGCCGCTGACGAAGGTCGGCAAGATCGACAAGAAGCGGCTGCGGGATGTCGTCCGTGGCAAGGCGGACTCCGTCGAGGCGGTGTGACGGCGCTCGCCGCCGCCATCACCGTCGACCCGGCACCATGCGTCGTCGCGTACGTCCTGCCGCGTCATTCGCCTTCGCAGATGCCCTCGACCGCGAACTTCCGGTACAGGTGCGGGTAGGCGACGGTGCCGGCCGGGTAGCGCCCCAGGTGCGAGGCGAACTCCGGCGTGCCGAGTGCCGCACGGAGGTGCTCGGTGGATTTCCAGACCGCGACGTTGGTGAAGAGCCGGCTGCCGCCGATACCCCGGTACAGCTGCACCGAGAGCAGGCTCCCCGACTTCTTCATGTACTCCGCGTCGCCCGTCCAGGCGGCCACCACCTCATCCTCCTTGCCTTCCGGGGCGACAAAGGTGTTGATGATGGTGACCGGGCCGGCCTTCTCCTTCTGCTGGTCGTGGAAGTGGGTGGACTCGTCGAGCTGGCCGAAGCTGAGCATGATTCCTCCATGAACTCGCGTGTGGTGAGTTGTGATCGGTCCGGGTGAGGGGCCAGGCTCTGTGGCCCCTCCTGTGGTCTGCGTTCAGGCGTGATGCTTGTCGAGGAAGTCGGTGATGAGCTGCAGCCACTCCTCGGTCCGCTCCAGCATCGGCAGGTGGCCGGTGGCGATTTCCGCGAGTTGGGCGCCGGGGATGGTCTCGGCGAGGTGGCGGTGCAGGGCGGTGGAGACGAGCCGGTCGTCGGTGGTCGAGACGACCAGGGTGGGGACCGTGATGCCGGCGAGGTCGTCGCGGACGTCGACCTGGCCGACGAGGTCGGTCTGCTCGGAGCTGCCGTCGGCCGCACCGGCGGCGACGTAGCCGAGGGTCTGCTGCAGTTGCTCGGCCGGCATCGATTCCAGTGCCTGGGTGCCGAGGGCCATCATGAGCTGGAATTCGGCGAGCAGCTCGCGGTCGCCGGACGCGGCGATCTTGCTCCAGACCGAGGAGGCGAGGGCGAGCCGGTTGTCGCGGTGCGGGAAGGCGGCGGTCAGGACGAGTGCGGTGACGCGTTCAGGGTGGCGGGTGGCGGCTCGGATGGCGACTGGGCCGCCGAGGGAGTAGCCGGATACGGCGAAGTGGTCGAGGCCTTCCGCGTCGGCGGCGGCGATGAGCTGGTCGGCGAGGTCGTCGACGGACAGCGGGGTGGTGGAGCGGGGGGTGTCGCCGCTGCCGGGGTAGTCGATGCCGACGACGGTGTGGCGGGCGGCGAGGGCTTCCAGGACGGGGCCGTAGGTGCCGGCCAGGCTGCTGCCGGCGCCGTGGGCGAGGAGCAGCCCGGGGCCCGACCCGAGGCGAGTGCGGGCGAACGTGGGTTCGATCGGGTTGCGAGGTGTCATGGCGGTCTGCCTTTCGAGTGGGTCGGCACGCAAGAATCATCCAATGCGTGTGATTACTTCCTCAGGTCTATCACACGGAACGTATGATTTGGGCCTGTGACGTCAATCACACGCGCCGTATGATGTGCCGGTAGGCTGGCGGCATGACGCAGCCCGCCCACCGCCGCCGACCGGCCCAAAGCAATCCGCGCGTGCAGCGGACCCGCAACCACGTCCTGGCCACCGCGCGCGAGCTGCTGCTACAGGTTGGACCGGCCGGGCTGACCTACGCCCTGCTCGCCGAACGGGCGGACGTCACCCGCCAGACCCTCTACCGGCACTGGCCCACCCGAGCCGCACTCCTCTTCGACCTCGTCCTCGAAGGCCCCGACCTCGGCACCTACCCCGAACCGGGCAGCGACGTGCGTGACGTGGCCACCGCCTGGCTCAAGAGCCTGCGCGCGGGCGTCGGCGTGCCGGCCGTGCGAGCCGCGGCCCTGGCCGTCACCGCCCAGGCCGACCACGACCCCGACAGCGCCCGGGCGCTCGTCCGCATCGGCGAAGACCGCCACGCCGGCTTCAACAAGCTGCTGGAGCCTGCGGGCATCCAGATCAGCGAAGACGAGTTCACCCTGCTGTACGGGCCCGTCCTCGCCCGGCTCTTCCTCGACCGAGGCCAGGTCACCGACGCCTTCATCGACACGGTCGTCGCTCAGTGGCTCACCACCCTGCAGCGCGCCGACGCACCGCAGGACTCCCGGGAGTAGTCACCGAAAGCGGACTCGTGCAACCCGTCTCGCGATTGTCGCCAGGCGCTACTGCCGAGCCTTGGCCGGCCGAGCCGGTGCGGCCGACCACCGACCTGAGCGAGGCCCCGCACCCGTACGGCCACTGGTACGAGGCTTTCGACCGCACGGGCGCCAGCGCGGCGATTGGCTTCATGGAAGCTTCATGTGCTGAGCGGTAGGTGCTTTATGAGGCGCCTGTTGTCTGGCGGTCATGCACGTACCCCTCGTCCCGCCGGTGAACAACGTTGATCACTCTGCTGTGCGGCACCTGACTACGGCGGTTGGCACCGCGCTGTCCGGTTCCGTCGTGATCGGCACGTTCCTTGGTCTTGGCGGTCGGCCAGGCACGTGGACCCCGCTGGGCAGGAGGCCGGCGATGACGCGCTGCATGAAGGAGCCGCCAGCCTGTTCGGCGGTGTTGCTCGCGGGTCCGCTCCACAGCCGACTGCCGGCCGACGCGGCTACGTCTGCGCCGTGGGGCTCCCACGCCTGAGCGCCGGATCGACCTGCTGGCGACAACCGGCCGGCCAAGGGGCGACTTGGCCGCTTGCGCTCCCCGATCGGCCTGAACCGCGCGCACACGCGCCCGGGGAGAGGGAGCGGTCTCCACGACCGCAGGGAGCATCGCCCTCCTGCGTAGGCCCTGCCGACCTGGCGACGACGCCGTGTCGTACGCACATACGACCTGACTCGCACACAGAACCAGAGGAGACCTGGAAATGAACCATCGACGGAACATCTCGCGTCGAAGGATGATCGAAGGCGCATCGGCCGCGGCGCTTGTCACGGCGGCGGCGGCCACGGTGCCGGCCGCCATGGCTTCTCAGGAGGAGGCATCGTCCGGGCCGGGGCTGCCGAAGGGCAACTGGCGTATCGATACTCACGCGCACTACTCACCGGACGTGTACAACGACTACCTGAAGCGCTACGGCCTCCTCGGCGCCATCACCGGGGCGTACGGTCCGTGGTCGGTCGAGCGGCACGTGGCCTTCATGGACCAGTACCGGATCCAGGCCAGTGTCCTGTCGTTCGGCGACCTCCAGGTCACCGTCGGCCCGGTCGACGACCGGCGTGCCACCGCCCGCGCGGTCAACGACTGGGCCCGCGACCTCGTACAGACCCGTGGTGACCGGTTCGGGATCTTCGCGGTCACCCCGATGCCCGACATCGAGGGCTCGGTGGCCGAGGTGGACCGCGCGCTCGGCGAACTGGATCTCGACGGCATCTGCCTGCTCACCAACTACAAGGGCACCTACCTGGGCGATCCTTCCTTCAAGCCGCTGTACGAGATCCTCAACGACCGCGGTGCCTACGTCTACGTCCACCCGACGGGTCCGGAGACGAACCCGGCTCCCAAGCTCTGCTTCGGCCCCGACATCCCGGCCGGGAACAACGTCTTCGAGTACACCTTCGACGCGACCCGTGCGATGACGAGCCTGATCTACAACGGTGTCCTGCGGGACTACCCGAACATCCGCTGGCACTTCACGCACAGCGGCGGGGCGCTGCCGTTCCTGGCCTACCGGCTCGCGACCCGGCACTCGGCCTTCCCGCCGTTCAACGAGGTGCTGCCGGAAGGCCCCCTCACCTACCTCAAGCGGATGTTCTTCGACGACGCGCAGGCGTTCACCGCCGCGCAGTTGGAGCCGTTGTCGTCGCTGGTGCCCGCCGACCACATCATGTTCGGCAGCGACTGGCCGGCGACCCGACACCTCTACGCGGCGGACAACGTCGAGACGATGCCCTTCCTCAAGGGCAGACTGCCGATTCTCAAGGCAGGCGACCCCGAGCCGACCGTCGACGAGGTCTACAGCCGGCGCCAGCGGATCGCTCTCGAGCGGGACAACGCCCTCGGTCAGTTCCCGAAACTGCGGGCGCGTATACGCCGCGCTGCCTCTCGCTGAACCGCGACCGTACGCCAGCCCGGCCCCGCCCTCCGCCCGCTGCCTCGCCGAGGGGCGCGGACGGGGCTCTGCGCAAAGGCCGACGACGCCGGCTGACGGGGGAGGCCATCGGCGGATCGACGTCGGGGGCCGGGCGAGCGCGGACGCAGGAGGGGGAAGCCGGTGCCTGATCTGCCCGGCGGCGGAGGCCGGTGGGAACGACCAGTGCGGAGAGGGGGATCACGGCGCACGGGCTGGCCTCCCCGCAGGCCGTCGCCGACCACGACAGACACCGTACGCTGGCCGCATTCGAGGCTCTCTGCCTCCATGCCGCGGCTGCCCCGCAGCCATGACGGCTTCCCCTCCCTTCCCCTCCTCACCTCGGCGATGGAAAGCGAGCACGATGAGCACGCAGCGCGTTCTGGTCGTCGATGACGAACCCAAGATCCGCATGACCGTGCGCGGCTACCTGGAGGCGGACGGGTTCCACGTCGTCGAAGCCGCGGACGGACCGTCCGCCATGCAGGCGGTCACCCGTGACCGGCCGGACCTCGTGGTGCTCGATGTGATGCTCCCCGGGCTGGACGGATTCCAGGTCCTGCGCCGCATCCGGGAGGCGAGCCAGATCCCGGTGATCATGCTCACCGCCCGCGACGAGGAGATCGACCGCCTGATCGGCTTCACCACCGGCAGCGACGACTACGTCACCAAGCCGTTCAGTCCCCGGGAACTGGCACTACGGGTACGCGCCATCCTTCGGCGCACCGACAGCCGGTCCGACGCGGCCCATGAGGACGACGTACTGCGCTTCGACGGACTGACCGTCGATCCCGAGACACGGACCGTCCTCGCCGACGCCGACCGGACGGTGGAGCTGTCCGCCCTCGACTTCGATCTGCTGTTCGCCATGGCCCGGGCCCCCGGGCGGGTCTTCACCCGGCGCGGACTGCTGACCCAGGTGTGGGGCGAGGACTTCTTCGGCGACGAGCGCGTTGTGGACGTACACATACGCACGCTGCGGCGAGCGCTCGGCGACGACGCGAACGCACCCCGGTTCGTCGGCACCGTGCGCACCATCGGCTACCGGTTCGTCGGACGCCCCGCCTAGCGGCCAGGAAGGACACCCGCCCATGCCGCCCTCCCGCTTCCCGGCCTACCACCGTCTGTCACTGCGCAACCGGCTGGTGCTCTCGCACGTGATGGTGCTTCTCCTGGCGCTGCTGGCCATGGCGGCGATCAGCGCGCTGATCGAGGTGTGGCTCGGGTTTGACGACGTCGAAGGCGACGTGGTCCTGCAGGTCGGTCTGTGGTT contains:
- a CDS encoding (2,3-dihydroxybenzoyl)adenylate synthase, which gives rise to MTREGFVPWPKEAADRYREAGYWRGRPLGSYLHDWAETYDDAVAVVDGDIRLTYRQLIDRADGLACRLLDSGLNPGDAMLVQLPNGWEFVTLTLACLRAGIAPVMAMPAHRGHELRYLAAHAEVTSIAVPDRLGDFDHKALGREVAEATSSVRLLLVAGGTAGTDATDLRALAEPADDPAAARARLDQLAPDSGDIAVFLLSGGTTGLPKLITRTHDDYEYNARRSAEVCGLGPDTVYLVALPAGHNFPLTCPGILGTLMNGGRVVLARTPEPGKVLPLMAAEGVTATAAVPAVVQRWIDAVASGGHPAPPALRLLQVGGARLAPEVARRAEPVLGGTLQQVFGMAEGLLNYTRPDDPDDIKIETQGRPMCPADEILVVDASDNPVPPGEMGALLTRGPYTPRGYYRADEHNARAFTPDGWYRTGDVVRLHPSGNLVVEGRDKDLINRGGEKISAEEVENLIYRLPGVARVAAVAKADPDVGERVCAVVVVEPGTHLSLESVRAALTAMQVARYKLPEDLLVVDELPLTKVGKIDKKRLRDVVRGKADSVEAV
- a CDS encoding antibiotic biosynthesis monooxygenase family protein; amino-acid sequence: MLSFGQLDESTHFHDQQKEKAGPVTIINTFVAPEGKEDEVVAAWTGDAEYMKKSGSLLSVQLYRGIGGSRLFTNVAVWKSTEHLRAALGTPEFASHLGRYPAGTVAYPHLYRKFAVEGICEGE
- a CDS encoding alpha/beta fold hydrolase, which codes for MTPRNPIEPTFARTRLGSGPGLLLAHGAGSSLAGTYGPVLEALAARHTVVGIDYPGSGDTPRSTTPLSVDDLADQLIAAADAEGLDHFAVSGYSLGGPVAIRAATRHPERVTALVLTAAFPHRDNRLALASSVWSKIAASGDRELLAEFQLMMALGTQALESMPAEQLQQTLGYVAAGAADGSSEQTDLVGQVDVRDDLAGITVPTLVVSTTDDRLVSTALHRHLAETIPGAQLAEIATGHLPMLERTEEWLQLITDFLDKHHA
- a CDS encoding TetR/AcrR family transcriptional regulator gives rise to the protein MTQPAHRRRPAQSNPRVQRTRNHVLATARELLLQVGPAGLTYALLAERADVTRQTLYRHWPTRAALLFDLVLEGPDLGTYPEPGSDVRDVATAWLKSLRAGVGVPAVRAAALAVTAQADHDPDSARALVRIGEDRHAGFNKLLEPAGIQISEDEFTLLYGPVLARLFLDRGQVTDAFIDTVVAQWLTTLQRADAPQDSRE
- a CDS encoding amidohydrolase family protein; translated protein: MIEGASAAALVTAAAATVPAAMASQEEASSGPGLPKGNWRIDTHAHYSPDVYNDYLKRYGLLGAITGAYGPWSVERHVAFMDQYRIQASVLSFGDLQVTVGPVDDRRATARAVNDWARDLVQTRGDRFGIFAVTPMPDIEGSVAEVDRALGELDLDGICLLTNYKGTYLGDPSFKPLYEILNDRGAYVYVHPTGPETNPAPKLCFGPDIPAGNNVFEYTFDATRAMTSLIYNGVLRDYPNIRWHFTHSGGALPFLAYRLATRHSAFPPFNEVLPEGPLTYLKRMFFDDAQAFTAAQLEPLSSLVPADHIMFGSDWPATRHLYAADNVETMPFLKGRLPILKAGDPEPTVDEVYSRRQRIALERDNALGQFPKLRARIRRAASR
- a CDS encoding response regulator transcription factor is translated as MSTQRVLVVDDEPKIRMTVRGYLEADGFHVVEAADGPSAMQAVTRDRPDLVVLDVMLPGLDGFQVLRRIREASQIPVIMLTARDEEIDRLIGFTTGSDDYVTKPFSPRELALRVRAILRRTDSRSDAAHEDDVLRFDGLTVDPETRTVLADADRTVELSALDFDLLFAMARAPGRVFTRRGLLTQVWGEDFFGDERVVDVHIRTLRRALGDDANAPRFVGTVRTIGYRFVGRPA